GGGCATGAAGCTTTCGTTCGGCGGGATAACGCCACCAGCGCCGAGGATCGGCTCCATGATGAAGGCGGCGATGGTGCCTGCACCCTGAAACGCGATCTCGTCTTCGAGGGCGGAGAGACAGAGTTGGGCGAGCTTTTCGGGGTCGGTTTCGTTGAAGGGATTGCGATAGGTATAGGGCGCGGGGATGTGGTGACATCCGGCGAGGAGCGGCTCGTACGCGGTGCGGAAATTGGCGTTGCCATTGACCGAAGCGCCGCCGAAATGGGTGCCGTGATAGCCCTTTTTCAGCGAGAGAAACTTGGTGCGCGCCGACTCGCCTCGGATCTTGTGATATTGCCGCGCAAGGCGGAGGGCGGTTTCGACTGAGTCAGAGCCGCCAGAGGTATAGAACGCGCGGGTGAGCCCGTCGGGGGCGAAGAAATCGCGCAGTTCCTCGGCCAGTTCGATGACGCAATCATTCGAGGTGCCGCGGAAGATCGAGTAGTAGGGCAGGCGGTCAAGCTGGGCCGAGATGGCGTCCTTGATCGGCTGGCAGGAGAAGCCGAGGTTGACGTTCCAGAGGCCGCCGACGCCGTCAACAACGCTGTGGCCGTCGACATCGGTGATCTTCACGCCTTCGGCGCCGGTCACGATGGTGGGCGGGTTGGCGAGACTGTCCGCCGGGTGCGCCATCGGGTGCCAGAGGGAGCGTGCGTTCTTTTCTTTGAGGAAGTTGCCGTCTTTCATGAGGTGTCTCCGTTATTGGATGTCGAGCAGGCGGAGGGCTTGCTCATAGCTGTTGCCCGGATGGGCGACGTCAAAGTGAATCGAAGGCAGGCCTATGGCCGTGGCTCCGGCGATGTTGCGGGCCTGATCATCGACAAAAACGCAGGCGGATGCAGGGAGGCCGAGTTGGTCGAGCGCGTCCTGATAGGCGCGGGGGTCGGGTTTGAGGATGCCGGTATGGGTGGCATCGACGATCACCTCGAAGTCCGCGAGGAAGGGGAGTTTGTCGCGGAAATCCGCGCCATAAAACAGGTCAAGCTCGTTCGAGAGGATGGCGAGGCGGATGCCGTTCGCCTTGCAGGTGGCGATGGTTTCGCGGAATTCGGGGCGGATGACGGCATCGGGGTCGGCACC
This genomic window from Rhodobacteraceae bacterium D3-12 contains:
- a CDS encoding aspartate aminotransferase family protein, with the translated sequence MKDGNFLKEKNARSLWHPMAHPADSLANPPTIVTGAEGVKITDVDGHSVVDGVGGLWNVNLGFSCQPIKDAISAQLDRLPYYSIFRGTSNDCVIELAEELRDFFAPDGLTRAFYTSGGSDSVETALRLARQYHKIRGESARTKFLSLKKGYHGTHFGGASVNGNANFRTAYEPLLAGCHHIPAPYTYRNPFNETDPEKLAQLCLSALEDEIAFQGAGTIAAFIMEPILGAGGVIPPNESFMPGVREICSKNGILLIADEVITAFGRTGSWTGSRHWGVQPDMMCTAKAITNGYFPFGAVMIAESVVETFEKDETGKAAIGHGYTYSGHPVGAAAALACLAETKRLDVPTNAAARGKELFDGLLALQSKYDQIGDVRGGHGLMCAMELVSDRATKAAIDKGTINAIQEEAYRAGAMVRVSGPNIILSPPLVLTSADVQTILTALDAGLASVSG
- a CDS encoding HAD-IA family hydrolase; this translates as MTNRALILDFGGVISRTLFETHDLTERALGLPAGSLDWRGPFAPDTDPLWQDMQADKISERDYWLARTQEVAALVGEKWTGMSQFVRAARGADPDAVIRPEFRETIATCKANGIRLAILSNELDLFYGADFRDKLPFLADFEVIVDATHTGILKPDPRAYQDALDQLGLPASACVFVDDQARNIAGATAIGLPSIHFDVAHPGNSYEQALRLLDIQ